One region of Intestinimonas massiliensis (ex Afouda et al. 2020) genomic DNA includes:
- a CDS encoding phospholipase D-like domain-containing protein has translation MTRPPRSLFARRAGSEKPRRKWTLRSLLCRVLPLYLLYFVLGATLPFLSPPTVSDSFRAAWDPAVFEQVGSTDRAALVTDNQDALDVRLRMIGEAEERIILSSFDIRDCDSGRDIFAALLLAADRGVQIQILWDGVSGLLRGGSPIFRALGRLPNVEIRFYNAPNLLLPWTVNGRMHDKYLLIDDRLLLLGGRNTFDLFLGDYVPDALKSHDQDVLVYNTAAGTEQSGAHTVLTQVEAYFQSVWESPYSRTVLDRPPLFPGKIDRAEAELRTRYAALAAADPTLFDPIPLDYAALTLPVEHVELLSNPTGIMSKEPWVWWQLMALMGRAEERVFLQTPYAVLNEPMYQALEDLAARGVPFDLQLNSVAVGDNIMASSDYVHNKQRLLETGVTVWEWFGDYSSHGKSALIDDMAVVGSYNLDMRSTYLDTELMLVFHGGDFSRALEEYLLSTQDHALQALPQGGYVPKEGVEVLPVIGAKAWLFPITSVVFQLIRYLL, from the coding sequence GTGACGCGGCCCCCCAGAAGTCTCTTCGCCCGGCGGGCCGGTTCCGAAAAACCGCGTAGAAAATGGACGCTCCGCTCCCTTCTCTGCCGGGTTCTGCCCCTCTACCTGCTCTACTTTGTGCTGGGCGCTACCCTCCCCTTTTTGTCGCCCCCGACGGTGAGCGACTCCTTCCGCGCCGCCTGGGACCCCGCCGTCTTTGAGCAGGTCGGCTCCACCGACCGGGCGGCGCTGGTCACCGACAACCAGGACGCCCTGGACGTGCGGCTCCGGATGATCGGCGAGGCTGAGGAGCGCATCATCCTCTCTTCCTTCGACATCCGGGACTGTGACAGCGGGCGCGACATCTTTGCCGCTCTGCTGCTGGCGGCGGACCGGGGCGTGCAGATCCAGATCCTGTGGGACGGGGTCAGCGGGCTGCTCCGGGGCGGCTCGCCCATTTTCCGGGCGCTGGGCCGCCTGCCCAACGTGGAGATCCGCTTCTACAATGCCCCGAATCTGCTCCTGCCCTGGACGGTCAATGGCCGGATGCACGACAAGTATCTGCTCATTGACGACCGGCTGCTGCTGCTGGGCGGCCGGAACACTTTTGACCTGTTTCTGGGGGACTATGTGCCTGATGCGTTGAAGAGTCACGACCAGGATGTGCTGGTCTACAACACCGCTGCCGGAACGGAGCAGAGCGGGGCGCACACCGTGCTCACCCAGGTGGAGGCCTATTTCCAGTCCGTGTGGGAGAGTCCCTACAGCAGGACCGTACTGGACCGCCCGCCCCTGTTTCCCGGGAAAATCGACCGGGCGGAGGCGGAACTGCGGACCCGGTACGCCGCTTTGGCGGCCGCCGACCCCACTCTATTCGACCCCATACCGCTGGACTATGCCGCGCTCACCCTGCCGGTGGAGCATGTGGAGCTTCTCAGCAACCCCACCGGGATCATGAGCAAGGAGCCCTGGGTGTGGTGGCAGCTCATGGCCCTCATGGGCCGGGCGGAGGAGCGGGTCTTTCTCCAAACCCCCTACGCCGTGCTGAACGAGCCCATGTACCAGGCGCTGGAGGACCTGGCCGCCCGCGGCGTCCCCTTTGACCTCCAACTCAACTCGGTGGCGGTGGGGGACAACATCATGGCATCCTCTGACTACGTCCACAACAAGCAGCGGCTGCTGGAGACTGGGGTCACGGTGTGGGAGTGGTTCGGCGACTACTCCTCCCATGGCAAATCCGCCCTCATCGACGACATGGCCGTGGTGGGCTCCTACAACCTGGATATGCGCAGCACCTACCTGGACACCGAGCTTATGCTGGTCTTTCACGGCGGCGACTTCTCCAGAGCGCTGGAGGAGTACCTCCTCTCCACCCAGGACCACGCCCTCCAGGCCCTGCCCCAGGGCGGCTACGTCCCCAAGGAAGGGGTAGAGGTCCTGCCGGTCATCGGCGCTAAGGCCTGGCTGTTCCCCATCACCTCGGTGGTGTTCCAGCTAATCCGATACCTGCTTTAG
- the asnA gene encoding aspartate--ammonia ligase: MSGSFIPPSYAPKLNLYDTQKAIGLLKRLFEDTLGGSLNLRRVSAPLFVEASTGLNDDLNGVERPVSFDIPAAGRDAQVVHSLAKWKRLALHRYQFSVGEGLYTDMNAIRRDEEPDNLHSVYVDQWDWEKVLAPRDRNEDYLKETVRTIVECICQTQTTLRAMFPQLLSLPLVERQVTFVTAQELEDRWPDLSAKEREDAWVKDHPTTFLMGIGGALKSGRPHDGRAPDYDDWALNGDILVWNPVLERAFELSSMGIRVSPESLDRQLTLAGCDDRRSLPFHRMLLSGELPLTIGGGIGQSRLCMLLLGKAHIGEVQASVWDPETLGACQEAGVVLL; the protein is encoded by the coding sequence ATGAGCGGTTCCTTTATTCCCCCCAGCTACGCCCCCAAGCTCAACCTGTACGACACCCAGAAGGCCATCGGCCTTTTGAAGCGGCTCTTCGAGGACACCCTGGGCGGCTCCCTCAACCTGCGACGAGTCTCCGCCCCTCTCTTCGTGGAGGCCAGTACCGGCCTGAACGACGACCTGAACGGCGTGGAGCGGCCCGTCTCTTTCGACATCCCCGCCGCCGGGCGGGACGCCCAGGTGGTCCATTCCCTGGCCAAATGGAAGCGGCTGGCCCTCCACCGCTACCAGTTTTCCGTGGGCGAAGGGCTGTATACCGACATGAACGCCATCCGGCGGGATGAGGAGCCCGACAACCTCCACTCGGTCTACGTGGACCAGTGGGATTGGGAAAAGGTGCTGGCCCCCCGGGACCGGAACGAGGATTATCTGAAAGAGACCGTCCGCACCATTGTGGAGTGCATCTGCCAGACCCAGACCACTCTGCGGGCCATGTTCCCCCAGTTGCTCTCCCTGCCCCTGGTGGAGCGGCAGGTCACCTTCGTCACCGCCCAGGAGCTGGAGGACCGCTGGCCCGACCTCTCTGCCAAGGAGCGGGAGGACGCCTGGGTAAAGGACCACCCCACCACCTTCCTCATGGGCATCGGCGGCGCGCTGAAGTCGGGCCGGCCCCACGACGGCCGGGCCCCCGACTACGACGACTGGGCCCTCAACGGCGACATTCTGGTGTGGAACCCGGTGCTGGAGCGCGCCTTCGAGCTGTCCTCCATGGGCATACGGGTCTCCCCCGAATCCCTGGACCGCCAGCTCACCCTGGCGGGCTGCGACGACCGGCGCTCACTTCCCTTCCATCGGATGCTCCTGAGTGGGGAGCTCCCCCTCACCATCGGCGGCGGCATCGGCCAGTCCCGGCTGTGCATGCTTCTGCTGGGAAAGGCCCACATCGGTGAGGTGCAGGCCAGCGTCTGGGACCCGGAGACCCTCGGCGCCTGCCAGGAAGCGGGGGTCGTCCTCCTGTGA
- a CDS encoding GH25 family lysozyme yields the protein MCKRLFSALLGLLLLCAPAPARAAAVDRMAGIDISVYQGDVDFETVRDDGVEVVYIRASYGSDGVDSALYSHYEGARAAGRKLGFYHYLTALDTESAQAQAGFFAGLIRDLDYDCRPALDFEVYRGLDRDQATAVAAAFLETLENELDVTPMLYADAYVASTRFTGALSRYPLWVAQWEVAAPDLSGTPWETWTGWQYTDLGRVAGIDGYVDRDWFTGEVLLDPGPAPQPYPYYTVRAGDTLWAIAQRYYTTVAELARLNAIADPNRIYVGQVLKIPSDGSDYQAYTVRAGDTLWAIAQRYCTTVAELARLNAIADPNRIYVGQVLKIPLS from the coding sequence ATGTGCAAGCGACTTTTTTCCGCCCTGCTGGGGCTGCTTCTGCTCTGCGCGCCCGCCCCGGCCCGGGCCGCCGCCGTGGACCGGATGGCCGGCATCGACATCAGCGTCTATCAGGGGGACGTGGATTTCGAGACCGTCCGGGACGACGGCGTGGAGGTGGTCTATATCCGGGCCAGCTACGGCAGCGACGGCGTAGACTCCGCCCTCTATTCCCACTACGAGGGGGCCCGGGCCGCCGGACGGAAGCTGGGCTTTTACCACTATCTCACCGCCCTGGACACGGAGAGCGCCCAGGCGCAGGCCGGCTTTTTTGCCGGCCTCATCCGGGACCTGGACTACGACTGCCGTCCGGCCCTGGACTTCGAGGTCTACCGGGGTCTGGACCGAGACCAGGCCACTGCGGTGGCCGCCGCCTTTCTGGAGACCTTGGAGAACGAGCTGGACGTCACCCCTATGCTCTATGCCGACGCCTATGTGGCCTCCACCCGCTTTACCGGCGCTCTGAGCCGCTACCCCCTGTGGGTGGCCCAGTGGGAGGTCGCCGCCCCTGATCTCTCCGGTACCCCCTGGGAGACCTGGACGGGCTGGCAGTACACTGACCTGGGCCGGGTGGCGGGGATCGACGGATACGTGGACCGGGACTGGTTCACCGGTGAAGTCCTGCTGGACCCGGGCCCGGCCCCGCAGCCCTACCCCTACTACACGGTGCGGGCCGGGGATACGCTTTGGGCCATCGCCCAGCGGTATTACACCACCGTGGCTGAGTTGGCCCGGCTCAACGCGATTGCCGACCCCAACCGGATCTATGTCGGCCAGGTACTAAAGATTCCGTCGGACGGCTCGGACTACCAGGCTTACACGGTGCGGGCCGGGGATACGCTTTGGGCCATCGCCCAGCGGTATTGCACCACCGTGGCTGAGTTGGCCCGGCTCAACGCGATTGCCGACCCCAACCGGATCTATGTCGGCCAGGTACTGAAGATTCCCCTCTCCTGA
- the rbr gene encoding rubrerythrin: protein MPIDFAQSQTHQNLLRAFAGESQARNRYTFAAGLAKRKNLHVIEAVFTFTADQERAHAKVYYDLLESLSGKNIQIDGTYPVDIFPGVLEHLRAAQHNEYQEWEHDYAHFADVAREEGFSEIAKTFDMIADIEKVHGDRFGRFADLLESEKLFVSDVKVQWMCLNCGMVIESTRAPAMCPVCKHDQGWFIRMEMVPFH, encoded by the coding sequence ATGCCCATCGACTTTGCCCAGAGTCAGACCCATCAGAACCTGCTGCGCGCCTTTGCGGGAGAGAGCCAGGCCCGCAACCGCTACACCTTTGCCGCCGGACTGGCCAAGCGGAAGAACCTGCATGTGATCGAGGCGGTGTTCACCTTCACCGCCGACCAGGAGCGGGCCCATGCCAAGGTGTATTACGACCTACTGGAGTCCCTCTCCGGCAAGAACATCCAGATCGACGGCACTTACCCGGTGGACATCTTCCCCGGCGTGCTGGAGCATCTGCGCGCCGCCCAGCACAACGAGTACCAGGAGTGGGAGCACGACTACGCCCACTTTGCCGACGTGGCCCGGGAGGAGGGCTTTTCCGAGATCGCCAAGACCTTTGACATGATCGCCGACATCGAGAAGGTCCACGGCGACCGCTTCGGCCGGTTCGCCGACCTGCTGGAGTCGGAAAAGCTCTTTGTCTCCGATGTCAAGGTGCAGTGGATGTGCCTCAACTGCGGCATGGTCATCGAGAGTACCCGGGCTCCCGCCATGTGCCCGGTGTGCAAGCACGACCAGGGCTGGTTCATCCGCATGGAGATGGTTCCCTTCCATTAA
- a CDS encoding GNAT family N-acetyltransferase: MVREVRENELNELLELYLFLHEKSVPEMTEHLKNTWNTIIEDKNHHIIVKDVDGKIVSSCVCVIIPNLTRNIRPYAFIENVVTHLNYRGKGYATECLNYAKGIAERENCYKMMLLTGSQEETTLNFYGNAGYNSTDKTAFIQWLE; this comes from the coding sequence ATGGTCAGGGAAGTTAGAGAAAATGAGTTGAATGAACTTCTGGAATTGTATTTATTTTTACATGAGAAATCTGTTCCAGAGATGACAGAGCATTTGAAAAATACATGGAACACGATTATTGAAGACAAAAACCATCATATCATTGTTAAGGATGTAGATGGAAAAATCGTTTCTTCATGTGTTTGCGTAATTATTCCAAATCTGACAAGAAATATACGACCATACGCATTTATCGAAAATGTTGTTACCCATTTAAACTATCGAGGAAAAGGATATGCGACAGAATGCCTAAACTATGCAAAAGGTATTGCCGAAAGGGAAAACTGCTATAAAATGATGTTACTTACAGGTTCACAGGAAGAAACCACGCTGAATTTCTATGGTAACGCGGGATATAACAGTACAGACAAAACAGCATTTATTCAATGGCTTGAATAA
- the rsxA gene encoding electron transport complex subunit RsxA, which produces MDFTSLFSIALGAILVNNFIFSQFLGICPFMGVSKKVDTALGMGMAVIFVMGVASAVCWPINKYLLVANGLDFMQTVTYILVIASLVQFVEMFLQKAMPSLYQALGVYLPLITTNCAVLGVVLQNTQNNYSFIESLVYGITGGIGFLIAIVLFASVRERLEFSECPKSFEGFPIALVTAGLIALSFMGFSGLKVF; this is translated from the coding sequence ATGGATTTTACCAGTCTGTTTTCCATTGCCCTGGGCGCCATTCTGGTCAACAACTTTATCTTCTCCCAGTTCCTGGGCATCTGCCCCTTTATGGGTGTCTCCAAGAAGGTTGACACCGCTCTGGGCATGGGCATGGCCGTTATCTTCGTCATGGGCGTGGCTTCTGCGGTGTGCTGGCCCATCAATAAGTATCTGCTGGTAGCCAACGGCCTGGACTTCATGCAGACCGTCACCTACATCCTGGTCATCGCCTCTCTGGTGCAGTTCGTGGAGATGTTCCTCCAGAAGGCTATGCCCTCCCTGTATCAGGCCCTGGGCGTGTACCTGCCCCTGATTACCACCAACTGCGCCGTGCTGGGCGTGGTGCTCCAGAACACCCAGAACAACTATAGCTTCATTGAGAGCCTGGTCTACGGCATCACCGGCGGCATCGGCTTCCTGATTGCCATCGTGCTGTTCGCTAGCGTCCGTGAGCGTCTGGAGTTCTCCGAGTGCCCCAAGTCCTTCGAGGGCTTCCCCATCGCACTGGTCACCGCCGGCCTGATCGCCCTGTCCTTCATGGGCTTCTCCGGCCTGAAAGTCTTTTAA
- a CDS encoding NADP-dependent isocitrate dehydrogenase, translating into MDKIKMTTPLVEMDGDEMTRILWSDIKEILLKPYIELNTVYFDLGLPERERTGDQVTVDSAEATRQYGVAVKCATITPNAQRVEEYKLSQMWKSPNATIRAILDGTVFRAPIMVKGISPVVKNWKKPITIARHAYGDLYKAVEYQVPGPGRAELVYTASDGAEARETIFDFQGAGIIQGQHNTDASITSFAHACFQYALDTRQDLWFATKDTISKKYDHHFKDIFQEIYDAEYDKKFKKAGIEYFYTLIDDAVARVIRSEGGFIWACKNYDGDVMSDMVSTAFGSLAMMTSVLVSPEGKYEYEAAHGTVTRHYYQHRKGKETSTNPMATLFAWTGALRKRGELDGGADLVRFADAMEAASIATIESGTMTKDLAGLWEGEAPARTVNSTDFLYAIRDELEKRL; encoded by the coding sequence ATGGACAAGATCAAAATGACAACACCTCTGGTGGAGATGGACGGCGACGAGATGACCCGTATCCTGTGGAGCGATATCAAAGAAATCCTGCTCAAGCCGTACATCGAACTGAATACCGTCTATTTTGACCTGGGCCTGCCCGAGCGGGAGCGCACCGGCGACCAGGTGACGGTGGACTCCGCCGAGGCCACCCGGCAGTATGGCGTGGCGGTCAAGTGTGCCACCATCACCCCCAACGCCCAGCGGGTGGAGGAGTACAAGCTCTCCCAGATGTGGAAGTCCCCCAATGCCACCATCCGGGCCATCCTGGACGGCACCGTGTTCCGCGCCCCCATCATGGTAAAGGGTATCTCCCCGGTGGTGAAGAACTGGAAGAAGCCCATCACCATTGCCCGTCACGCTTACGGCGACCTCTACAAGGCGGTGGAATACCAGGTGCCCGGCCCCGGCAGGGCCGAGCTGGTCTATACCGCGTCCGACGGCGCCGAGGCCCGGGAGACCATCTTCGATTTCCAGGGCGCCGGCATCATACAGGGCCAGCACAACACCGACGCCTCCATCACTTCCTTTGCCCACGCCTGCTTCCAATACGCCCTGGATACCAGGCAGGACCTGTGGTTTGCCACCAAGGATACCATCTCCAAGAAATACGATCACCACTTCAAGGATATTTTTCAGGAGATTTATGACGCGGAGTATGACAAAAAATTCAAAAAGGCGGGCATTGAGTATTTCTATACCCTCATTGACGACGCGGTGGCCCGGGTTATTCGCAGCGAGGGCGGCTTCATCTGGGCCTGCAAGAACTACGACGGAGACGTGATGAGCGACATGGTGTCCACCGCCTTTGGGTCTCTGGCCATGATGACCTCTGTGCTGGTCTCACCCGAGGGCAAGTATGAGTACGAGGCCGCCCACGGCACCGTCACCCGCCACTACTACCAGCATCGGAAGGGGAAGGAGACCTCGACCAATCCCATGGCCACCCTGTTTGCCTGGACCGGGGCGCTGCGCAAGCGGGGAGAGCTGGACGGCGGCGCCGATCTGGTGCGCTTTGCCGACGCCATGGAGGCCGCCTCCATCGCCACCATCGAGTCCGGCACCATGACCAAGGACCTGGCCGGCCTGTGGGAGGGGGAGGCCCCCGCCCGGACGGTGAACAGCACCGATTTCCTGTACGCGATTCGGGACGAGCTGGAAAAGCGTCTGTGA
- the rnfB gene encoding RnfABCDGE type electron transport complex subunit B encodes MQTVIMAVAVLGILGAVFGLILAYASKVFAVEKDPREEAILGCLPGANCGGCGFPGCGGYAAAVAAGKAPVNACAAGGAAVAAQIAEIMGVAAGESVKKVATVHCSGGGADKSKYEYIGIHDCLAAARLPGGGPLACKFGCLGMGSCESECPFDAIHVKDGVAVVDDEKCVACGKCVDICPRHIIDLEPYKTKKHVSIPCSSKDKGPAVTKVCSNGCIGCALCAKACPKEAITIENNLAKIDYSKCIGCTLCAQKCPRKLIVVDGKVPVVKPAAPKAAPAAAATKPASAPAAPAAETKASEAPKAEETKE; translated from the coding sequence ATGCAAACTGTTATTATGGCTGTGGCCGTCCTGGGAATCCTGGGCGCCGTGTTCGGCCTGATCCTGGCTTACGCCTCCAAGGTGTTCGCCGTTGAGAAGGACCCCCGCGAGGAGGCCATCCTGGGCTGCCTGCCCGGCGCCAACTGCGGCGGCTGCGGCTTCCCTGGCTGCGGCGGCTACGCGGCCGCTGTGGCGGCCGGGAAGGCCCCCGTCAATGCCTGCGCCGCCGGCGGCGCTGCCGTCGCGGCTCAGATTGCTGAGATCATGGGCGTGGCGGCCGGCGAGTCCGTCAAGAAGGTGGCCACGGTCCACTGCTCCGGCGGCGGCGCCGACAAGTCCAAGTACGAGTACATCGGCATCCACGACTGCCTTGCCGCCGCCCGTCTGCCCGGTGGCGGCCCTCTGGCCTGTAAGTTTGGCTGCCTGGGTATGGGTAGCTGTGAGTCTGAGTGTCCCTTCGACGCCATTCACGTGAAGGACGGCGTGGCTGTGGTAGACGATGAAAAGTGCGTGGCCTGCGGCAAGTGTGTGGATATCTGCCCCCGCCACATCATCGACCTGGAGCCCTACAAGACCAAGAAGCATGTTTCCATCCCCTGCTCCTCCAAGGACAAGGGACCCGCGGTCACCAAGGTCTGCTCCAACGGCTGTATCGGTTGCGCTCTGTGCGCCAAGGCCTGCCCCAAGGAGGCCATTACCATCGAGAACAACCTGGCCAAAATCGACTACAGCAAGTGCATCGGCTGCACGCTGTGCGCCCAGAAGTGCCCCCGGAAGCTCATCGTGGTGGATGGCAAGGTCCCCGTGGTGAAGCCTGCGGCACCCAAGGCGGCTCCCGCGGCGGCGGCGACCAAGCCGGCGTCCGCTCCTGCGGCTCCCGCCGCCGAGACCAAGGCTTCCGAGGCCCCCAAGGCCGAGGAGACCAAGGAATAA